A window of Corallococcus macrosporus DSM 14697 contains these coding sequences:
- a CDS encoding MaoC/PaaZ C-terminal domain-containing protein → MSHTSPSLELARPPLLARELLRAAVARRPARPGAVPRLDVRVRGFTPDAGQLARYREVCGFPEDGYLPLPFPQVLATSLHLTLLNHPDFPYRLLGMVHVRNHIQQQRRLRAGARLSVHAWVEGQREARQGRELDLHTEVEEDGALVWSAVTTMLRRLPGMGERPREAGRPPATDEAQVFADSRPASWSVPENAGRRYARASGDYNPIHLYGFTARPFGFPRAIVHGMWTVGRCVAEMGEAAEAPALTLNSEFRRPLLLPSRVVFQTAPQPEGAVAYRVMAEDGQPHLLGRLSPEGAPRAR, encoded by the coding sequence GTGTCCCACACTTCGCCCTCACTCGAACTCGCCAGGCCCCCGCTGCTCGCCAGGGAGTTGTTGCGCGCCGCCGTGGCCCGCCGCCCCGCGCGGCCGGGAGCAGTGCCCCGCCTGGACGTGCGGGTGAGAGGCTTCACCCCGGACGCCGGCCAACTGGCGCGCTACCGGGAGGTGTGTGGCTTTCCCGAGGACGGCTACCTGCCGCTGCCCTTTCCCCAGGTGCTGGCGACGTCGCTGCATCTGACGCTGCTCAACCATCCGGACTTTCCCTACCGGCTGCTGGGCATGGTGCACGTGCGCAATCACATCCAGCAGCAGCGCCGTCTGCGCGCGGGCGCGCGGCTCTCCGTGCATGCGTGGGTGGAAGGTCAGCGTGAGGCCCGGCAGGGGCGCGAGCTGGACCTGCACACGGAGGTGGAGGAGGACGGGGCGTTGGTGTGGAGCGCCGTCACCACCATGCTGCGCCGCCTGCCCGGAATGGGAGAGCGGCCCCGGGAGGCGGGACGCCCTCCGGCCACGGACGAGGCGCAAGTCTTCGCGGACAGCCGCCCGGCGAGCTGGTCCGTGCCGGAGAACGCCGGCCGCCGCTACGCCCGGGCCTCGGGGGACTACAATCCCATCCATCTGTATGGCTTCACGGCGCGCCCGTTTGGCTTTCCCCGCGCCATCGTCCACGGGATGTGGACCGTGGGGCGCTGCGTGGCGGAGATGGGGGAGGCCGCGGAGGCGCCCGCGCTCACGCTGAACTCGGAGTTCCGCCGTCCGCTCCTGCTTCCCTCCCGGGTCGTCTTCCAGACCGCCCCGCAGCCGGAGGGCGCCGTGGCCTACCGGGTGATGGCCGAGGACGGGCAGCCCCACCTGCTGGGCCGCCTGTCACCGGAGGGGGCCCCGCGGGCGCGGTGA
- a CDS encoding polysaccharide deacetylase family protein, with protein MSRPHGMYRRLITLLFLSLAAPAFAAKPFTEGMVTITLDDGWATQYSLARPELNARNLPATYGLVTLAIHESWAGYINLTQAQTLVTEGNDIASHTLTHPDLTSLSPAQLLAELQDSRTWLENALGLPAVPNLIVPYGLQNGPVLDAIRQHYASSRTVNAGRNFRDTVVYELRANDVARTVPVSTVQGWVDQAIAEKSWLILVFHEFTNGTPTRDTEYLTSQFADILDYVQTQGVRTVTLAEGLALTEGRTEPDLTAGLFVYNDALQNGFADWSWADHSLDETGVVHTGSASIRFEPDTWNGLLFHHHGLDLADHQSLRVWVHGGTVGGQAVRLVLHDGAQLLGTIRLDTALGGPIAPGVWQQVSIPLASIGATTGTLRDIYFQDDSGTDQPVMYLDDLVLLPH; from the coding sequence ATGTCCAGACCGCACGGGATGTATCGAAGGCTCATCACGCTGCTCTTCCTGTCGCTGGCGGCACCCGCGTTCGCCGCGAAGCCCTTCACCGAGGGGATGGTCACCATCACCCTGGATGACGGCTGGGCCACGCAATATTCACTGGCCCGCCCCGAGCTCAACGCGCGAAACCTCCCCGCGACCTATGGCCTGGTCACCCTGGCCATCCACGAGAGCTGGGCTGGCTACATCAACCTGACGCAAGCCCAGACGCTCGTCACCGAAGGCAATGACATCGCCAGCCATACCTTAACGCATCCGGACCTGACGTCGCTGTCCCCGGCCCAGCTCCTGGCCGAGTTGCAGGACTCGCGCACCTGGCTGGAGAACGCGCTGGGGCTGCCCGCCGTGCCCAACCTCATCGTGCCCTACGGGCTGCAGAACGGCCCGGTGCTCGACGCCATCCGCCAGCACTACGCCAGCAGCCGCACGGTGAACGCCGGCCGGAACTTCCGCGACACGGTCGTCTACGAGCTGAGGGCCAATGACGTGGCGCGCACCGTCCCGGTCAGCACCGTCCAGGGCTGGGTGGACCAGGCCATCGCGGAGAAGAGCTGGCTCATCCTCGTGTTCCACGAGTTCACCAACGGCACCCCCACCCGCGACACCGAGTACCTGACGTCCCAGTTCGCGGACATCCTCGACTACGTGCAGACGCAAGGCGTGCGCACCGTGACGCTGGCCGAGGGCCTGGCGCTGACGGAGGGCCGCACCGAGCCCGACCTGACGGCGGGCCTGTTCGTCTACAACGACGCGCTGCAGAACGGCTTCGCCGACTGGAGCTGGGCGGACCACTCGCTCGATGAGACGGGCGTGGTCCACACGGGCTCGGCCTCCATCCGCTTCGAGCCGGACACCTGGAATGGCCTGCTCTTCCACCACCACGGGCTGGACCTGGCGGACCATCAGTCCCTCCGCGTCTGGGTCCACGGCGGCACCGTGGGCGGCCAGGCCGTGCGGCTGGTGCTCCACGATGGCGCCCAGTTGCTCGGCACCATCCGCCTGGACACCGCGCTGGGCGGCCCCATCGCCCCGGGCGTCTGGCAGCAGGTGAGCATCCCGCTCGCCAGCATCGGCGCCACCACGGGCACGCTGCGGGACATCTACTTCCAGGACGACTCCGGTACGGACCAGCCGGTGATGTACCTGGACGACCTGGTGCTCCTGCCCCACTGA
- a CDS encoding AAA family ATPase translates to MATRKSEDQERLIDRDLTALAREGKLPAAHGVDAAVTEVLGLLTRGGKHPLLSGEAGVGKSALVQEVARRIAEGRVDAGLANARVVEVSVANILARSTQRQAAESFEELLTYLSRHPRPIVYIRDLPAALGGPLAPVAVRGLRTVGLRFIFETEPKRVQELLRSDEALAERLHLLPLHEPPPEKARWVLGRVAEELERELRLPIDPAACDLALRLSSKFLLAQRMPRKAIELLKETAAEAASAAKDHVGPEDVLSRFCAATRLPRFVVDDAMPLDLEETERFFGERLLGQTDAVSAVLRSVALLKAGLNDPRRPLGVFLFAGPTGVGKTQLAKLLAEYLFGSADRLVRLNMADYPNDGDESVPFGATWAPALETRRGELSALLDGKVFTVLLLDEFEKAARSVHDRFLQLFDEGTFVNGAGETVSCNNTLIVATSNVGAEVYRESGMGFTGARRAEEMVPEVDRRIGEAFRPEFLNRFDAICHFRPLSKVDIRKIAQREVGRVLEREGIRARALDVEVTPAVVDLLVERGYSPQFGARYLQREIEKTLTAALAVEIARKPLPPGTPVRVEARPGGRVTAVAEPAAPPPSPTAQILLPSARAAPVKRRLDRKSLLFEMDRLVGKARALADSTGRPQLEQRRAELLAETQAPNLWDDPTRAAEVLRAFRAVEAQINELERLEAAVLFARRLVREAKNEVQLGSAAKQVEDVAREVQMSAALHASGATTQDTEALVDICASDSAEAQETWVQELATMYLGWAQRRGYEAVAVAEAEEPSRVVVRIAGPGAYGFLAGEAGMHRRLEDEKRQRAYVRVHRGGTISEEELAYLEVQGRPMKSHEGAYLQRVRTEVTVKDESSGRVLTLAGATELDELKDIAARVVYGQGSHTDEARRYYLGRGARVEDPRTGAGTPRVKDVLRGELDVFIAAWISRPPTDSQPPGN, encoded by the coding sequence ATGGCGACGAGGAAGAGCGAGGACCAGGAGCGGCTCATCGACCGCGACCTCACCGCGCTGGCGCGGGAGGGGAAGCTGCCGGCCGCGCACGGCGTGGACGCCGCGGTGACGGAGGTGCTTGGCCTGCTCACGCGGGGCGGCAAGCATCCGCTGCTGTCCGGCGAGGCCGGCGTGGGCAAGAGCGCCCTGGTGCAGGAGGTGGCGCGGCGCATCGCCGAGGGGCGCGTGGACGCCGGCCTGGCGAACGCCCGCGTGGTGGAGGTGTCCGTCGCCAACATCCTGGCGCGCAGCACCCAGCGTCAGGCGGCGGAGAGCTTCGAGGAGCTGCTGACCTACCTGTCCCGGCACCCCCGCCCCATCGTCTACATCCGTGACCTGCCCGCGGCCCTGGGCGGCCCCCTGGCCCCCGTCGCCGTGCGCGGGCTGCGCACCGTCGGCCTGCGCTTCATCTTCGAAACCGAGCCCAAGCGCGTGCAGGAGCTGCTCCGCTCCGACGAGGCGCTGGCCGAGCGGCTCCACCTGCTGCCCCTGCACGAGCCCCCTCCGGAGAAGGCCCGCTGGGTGCTGGGCCGCGTGGCGGAGGAGCTGGAGCGCGAGCTGCGGCTGCCCATCGACCCGGCGGCGTGTGACCTGGCGCTGCGCCTGTCCTCCAAGTTCCTGCTCGCGCAGCGCATGCCGCGCAAGGCCATTGAGCTGCTGAAGGAGACGGCGGCCGAGGCCGCGAGCGCGGCCAAGGACCACGTGGGCCCGGAGGACGTGCTCAGCCGCTTCTGCGCGGCCACCCGGCTGCCTCGCTTCGTCGTGGACGACGCGATGCCCCTGGACCTGGAGGAGACGGAGCGCTTCTTCGGCGAACGGCTGCTCGGCCAGACGGACGCGGTGAGCGCGGTGCTGCGCTCGGTGGCGCTGCTCAAGGCGGGCCTCAACGACCCGCGCCGCCCCCTGGGCGTGTTCCTCTTCGCGGGCCCCACGGGCGTGGGCAAGACGCAGCTCGCCAAGCTGCTCGCGGAGTACCTGTTCGGCTCCGCGGACAGGCTGGTGCGCCTCAACATGGCGGACTACCCCAATGACGGCGATGAGAGCGTCCCCTTCGGCGCGACGTGGGCCCCGGCCCTGGAGACGCGGCGCGGCGAGCTGAGCGCGCTGCTGGACGGCAAGGTGTTCACCGTGCTGCTGCTCGACGAGTTCGAGAAGGCGGCGCGCAGCGTCCATGACCGCTTCCTCCAGCTCTTCGATGAGGGCACCTTCGTCAACGGCGCCGGCGAGACGGTGTCCTGCAACAACACGCTCATCGTCGCCACGTCCAACGTGGGCGCGGAGGTGTACCGCGAGTCCGGCATGGGCTTCACGGGCGCGCGCCGCGCGGAGGAGATGGTGCCCGAGGTGGACCGGCGCATCGGCGAGGCGTTCCGTCCTGAGTTCCTCAACCGCTTCGACGCCATCTGCCACTTCCGCCCCCTGTCCAAGGTGGACATCCGCAAGATTGCCCAGCGCGAGGTCGGCCGCGTCCTGGAGCGCGAGGGCATCCGCGCGCGCGCCCTGGACGTGGAGGTGACACCCGCGGTGGTGGACCTGCTCGTGGAGCGCGGCTACTCGCCCCAGTTCGGCGCGCGCTACCTGCAGCGGGAAATCGAGAAGACGCTCACCGCGGCCCTGGCCGTGGAGATTGCCCGCAAGCCGCTGCCTCCGGGCACGCCCGTGCGCGTCGAGGCCCGCCCGGGAGGCCGCGTCACCGCCGTGGCCGAGCCCGCCGCGCCGCCGCCCTCCCCCACCGCGCAAATCCTCCTGCCGTCCGCGCGCGCGGCACCGGTGAAGCGGCGGCTGGACCGCAAGTCGCTCCTGTTCGAGATGGACCGCCTGGTGGGCAAGGCGCGCGCCCTGGCGGACTCCACCGGCCGCCCGCAGTTGGAGCAGCGCCGCGCGGAGCTGCTGGCGGAGACGCAGGCGCCCAACCTCTGGGACGACCCCACGCGCGCCGCCGAGGTCCTCCGCGCCTTCCGCGCCGTGGAGGCGCAAATCAACGAACTGGAGCGGCTGGAGGCCGCCGTCCTGTTCGCGCGGCGGCTGGTGCGCGAGGCGAAGAACGAGGTGCAGCTCGGCTCCGCCGCGAAGCAGGTGGAGGACGTGGCGCGCGAGGTCCAGATGTCCGCGGCCCTCCACGCCTCCGGCGCCACCACGCAGGACACCGAGGCGCTGGTGGACATCTGCGCCAGTGACTCGGCGGAGGCGCAGGAGACGTGGGTGCAGGAGCTGGCCACCATGTACCTGGGGTGGGCCCAGCGCCGCGGCTACGAGGCCGTCGCGGTCGCCGAGGCGGAGGAGCCCTCGCGCGTCGTCGTGCGCATCGCGGGCCCCGGCGCGTATGGCTTCCTCGCGGGCGAGGCGGGCATGCACCGGCGGCTGGAGGACGAGAAGCGCCAGCGGGCCTACGTGCGCGTCCACCGCGGCGGCACCATCTCCGAGGAGGAGCTGGCCTATCTGGAGGTCCAGGGCCGGCCCATGAAGAGCCACGAGGGCGCCTACCTGCAGCGCGTCCGCACCGAGGTGACGGTAAAGGACGAGTCCTCCGGGCGCGTGCTCACCCTCGCCGGCGCCACGGAGCTTGACGAACTGAAGGACATCGCCGCGCGCGTCGTCTATGGCCAGGGCAGCCACACGGACGAGGCCCGGCGTTACTACCTGGGACGAGGCGCCCGGGTGGAGGACCCGCGCACCGGCGCCGGCACGCCGCGCGTGAAGGACGTCCTGCGAGGCGAGCTGGACGTCTTCATCGCCGCGTGGATTTCGCGTCCGCCCACGGATTCCCAGCCGCCTGGCAACTGA
- a CDS encoding HNH endonuclease → METLVLSQSFEPVARVPWQRAVMLIFQGKVEVVEEYEDRVVRSVTVEIRMPSVIRFIRGLRRRPKGVKFSRENVYLRDHCRCQYCGTKVTRPEATYDHVLPRAQGGKTSWENIVIACVPCNQKKGNRTPEQARMALRTAPTKPKKVPEAMHLTFLFEKGMPMSWAKFLRDVAYWHVELQE, encoded by the coding sequence ATGGAGACGCTGGTCCTGAGTCAGTCGTTCGAACCTGTCGCGCGCGTTCCCTGGCAACGCGCGGTGATGCTCATCTTCCAGGGCAAGGTCGAAGTGGTCGAGGAGTACGAGGACCGCGTGGTGCGGTCCGTGACGGTGGAGATTCGCATGCCCTCCGTCATCCGCTTCATCCGCGGCCTGCGCCGGCGCCCCAAGGGTGTGAAGTTCAGCCGGGAGAACGTCTACCTGCGGGACCACTGCCGCTGCCAGTACTGCGGCACCAAGGTGACGCGCCCGGAGGCCACGTATGACCACGTCCTGCCGCGCGCGCAGGGTGGCAAGACGAGCTGGGAGAACATCGTCATCGCGTGCGTGCCCTGCAATCAGAAGAAGGGCAACCGGACGCCGGAGCAGGCCCGCATGGCCCTGCGCACGGCGCCCACGAAGCCGAAGAAGGTGCCCGAGGCGATGCACCTGACGTTCTTGTTCGAGAAGGGCATGCCCATGTCCTGGGCGAAGTTCCTCAGGGACGTCGCCTACTGGCACGTGGAACTGCAGGAGTAG
- a CDS encoding IS701 family transposase produces MNAAAVQRLERYFQQIGEVLGEESRRGSFALYAMGLLGEGERKSVEPIAARACPDPERVDAMHQRLLHFAVDSRWSDREVRRQAARYALEAMTRRESVEAWIVDDTGFLKQGKHSVGVQRQYTGSAGKVANCQIGVSLSVATRTEHLPLDFELYLPECWANDEARRREARIPAEVSFQTKPQLALRMIERAVEDGVAPGVLLADSAYGNSSDFRARLRALDLHYAVAVAAQTGVRLLDAKGRPRKDAQSVSDLAWRIHERGGFRRCTWRQGTQDALSARFALRRVVAAGVSQREQEPLTLLIEWRDGEPEPANYFLISLTEGRTKRQLIRLVMQRWRTERVYEDLKGELGLDHYEGRRYPGWHHHVSVALCCYAFLVAERTRRFPPSARRAAEAHAQPLSA; encoded by the coding sequence ATGAACGCCGCTGCGGTGCAGCGGCTTGAGAGGTACTTCCAGCAAATCGGCGAGGTGCTGGGCGAGGAGAGCCGACGCGGCTCGTTCGCCCTCTACGCCATGGGCCTGCTGGGCGAGGGGGAGCGCAAGAGCGTGGAGCCCATCGCCGCCCGGGCGTGTCCGGACCCCGAGCGGGTGGATGCAATGCACCAGCGACTGTTGCACTTCGCAGTGGACTCGAGGTGGAGCGACCGGGAGGTGCGGCGCCAGGCGGCGAGGTACGCGCTGGAGGCGATGACGCGGCGGGAGTCGGTGGAAGCGTGGATTGTGGACGACACGGGCTTCCTCAAGCAGGGCAAGCACTCGGTGGGTGTCCAGCGGCAGTACACCGGCTCGGCGGGGAAGGTGGCCAACTGCCAGATTGGCGTCAGCCTCAGCGTGGCCACGCGTACCGAGCACCTGCCCCTCGACTTCGAGCTGTACCTCCCTGAGTGCTGGGCCAACGACGAGGCGCGCCGCCGCGAGGCCCGAATTCCCGCCGAGGTTTCCTTCCAAACCAAGCCTCAACTGGCGCTGCGAATGATTGAGCGGGCCGTGGAGGACGGCGTGGCGCCGGGTGTCCTCCTGGCGGACAGCGCCTACGGCAACTCCAGCGACTTCCGTGCGCGCCTTCGCGCGCTGGACTTGCATTACGCCGTTGCGGTGGCTGCGCAAACGGGCGTCCGCCTCCTGGACGCGAAGGGCCGTCCTCGAAAGGACGCGCAAAGCGTTTCAGACCTGGCCTGGCGCATTCATGAACGAGGCGGCTTCCGACGGTGCACCTGGCGCCAGGGCACGCAAGACGCCTTGTCAGCACGCTTTGCCCTGCGCCGCGTCGTCGCCGCGGGCGTCTCCCAGCGCGAGCAGGAGCCCCTGACGTTGCTCATTGAATGGCGAGACGGCGAGCCCGAGCCCGCCAACTACTTCCTGATTTCCCTGACAGAAGGACGAACGAAGCGGCAGCTCATCCGTCTGGTGATGCAGCGATGGAGAACCGAGCGCGTCTACGAAGACCTCAAGGGGGAGTTGGGGCTGGACCATTACGAAGGCCGCCGCTACCCCGGCTGGCATCACCACGTCTCCGTCGCGCTGTGCTGCTACGCTTTCCTCGTGGCCGAACGCACGCGGCGTTTTCCCCCCTCGGCCCGAAGGGCGGCTGAAGCCCACGCGCAGCCCCTCTCGGCCTGA
- a CDS encoding class I SAM-dependent methyltransferase yields MGFLGYDTRIDWPTGELAVLLSMLKPGRALELGAGHGTEAIFLASHGWKVVAVEKDRAAVEEARRRVQRLSKVVRRRLTFLEKDATTFREEAPGSFDMVVERLVYQNLFRDVAAGQSALARTYTKRRRGLIQGAAYALKSGCIFIMRTRPFRMGKWGRVALSDSRLTVQDFRLAEKYFYVGNEVGFRSVVTPWEPHASTLVSSYLDVSVLVLHRNEKPYP; encoded by the coding sequence ATGGGCTTCCTGGGATATGATACTCGGATCGATTGGCCAACGGGCGAACTCGCCGTCCTGCTGTCAATGCTTAAGCCCGGCCGCGCACTCGAACTCGGTGCGGGTCACGGCACGGAAGCAATCTTTCTGGCCAGTCACGGGTGGAAGGTAGTCGCAGTGGAGAAAGACCGTGCCGCAGTTGAGGAGGCACGGCGGAGAGTGCAGCGGCTGAGTAAGGTTGTTCGCCGACGTCTTACCTTCCTCGAAAAAGATGCAACTACGTTTCGTGAGGAGGCCCCCGGCTCATTCGATATGGTTGTGGAGCGACTTGTTTATCAGAACCTCTTCCGTGATGTGGCAGCCGGACAGAGCGCGTTGGCTCGGACCTACACGAAGAGACGCCGAGGACTAATTCAGGGTGCGGCATACGCACTGAAGTCCGGATGCATTTTTATCATGCGGACTAGACCCTTCCGGATGGGCAAGTGGGGACGGGTTGCGCTGTCGGACTCTAGGCTGACGGTGCAAGATTTTAGGCTGGCCGAGAAGTATTTCTACGTGGGCAACGAGGTCGGGTTCAGGTCTGTTGTGACGCCATGGGAACCCCATGCATCCACGCTCGTGTCCTCGTATCTCGACGTGAGTGTCCTGGTGCTGCATCGAAATGAGAAGCCGTACCCCTGA
- a CDS encoding IS3 family transposase (programmed frameshift), which yields MSYTDAFKAEMVKRMVGPGAVSAAALARQVGVSQPTLSQWLREARRVAAMTPPPEEKKPAGPKKWTPEEKLRVLVVAQGLEGEKLGALLRREGLHEAQLKEWRQVAAGALSGESSGPLTASQRRRLASSEKRVKELERELRRKEKALAETAALLVLEKKSGDGLGREVPGRRGRRSGREAREMTLALVDEALEKGVRLEAVCERLGVTSRTVQRWRKPETAQDGRCGPHTRPANRLSEVERRRILAVANSEEFRDVSPKQIVPRLADRGEYVASEASIYRVLREAGQLTHRGCARAPTPRLRAEHLATGPNQVWSWDITYLKGPVKGAFLYLYLVVDVFSRRIMGFAVHEEESSEHAAALIRRCWQEAGCPEGLVLHSDNGGPMKGATLLATLQWLGVTPSFSRPRVSDDNAFSEALFRTLKYRPSFPRRPFASVEDAHCWVTRFVHWYNTEHLHSAIRFVTPDDRHFSRETALLARRHQVYQRAQARHPERWSRHTRDWTPAGPVRLNPSPNPTPAVQELKRIG from the exons GTGTCGTACACGGATGCATTCAAGGCGGAGATGGTGAAGCGGATGGTGGGGCCAGGCGCGGTGAGTGCTGCGGCGCTCGCCCGCCAGGTGGGAGTCTCGCAGCCGACGCTGTCGCAGTGGTTGCGCGAGGCGCGTAGGGTAGCGGCGATGACGCCGCCGCCCGAGGAGAAGAAGCCCGCTGGCCCGAAGAAGTGGACGCCCGAGGAGAAGCTGCGCGTGCTGGTGGTGGCCCAGGGGCTTGAGGGTGAGAAGTTGGGGGCGTTGCTGCGCCGCGAGGGGCTGCACGAGGCGCAGTTGAAGGAGTGGCGGCAGGTGGCTGCCGGGGCCCTGTCGGGCGAGTCCTCCGGGCCACTGACGGCCAGCCAGCGTCGCCGACTGGCCTCGTCGGAGAAGCGCGTGAAGGAGCTGGAGCGGGAGCTGCGGCGCAAGGAGAAGGCGCTGGCCGAGACGGCGGCGCTGCTGGTGCTCGAAAAAAAA TCAGGGGATGGGCTGGGACGAGAAGTCCCCGGAAGACGAGGACGACGCAGTGGACGAGAGGCGCGAGAAATGACGCTTGCCCTCGTCGACGAGGCGCTGGAGAAGGGCGTGAGGCTGGAGGCCGTCTGCGAGCGACTCGGGGTGACGTCTCGCACCGTCCAGCGCTGGAGGAAGCCCGAAACGGCCCAGGACGGCAGGTGCGGTCCGCATACCCGGCCCGCCAACCGGCTGTCGGAAGTGGAGAGACGCCGCATCCTGGCAGTGGCCAACAGCGAGGAGTTCCGCGACGTCTCGCCCAAGCAGATTGTGCCCCGGCTGGCCGACAGGGGCGAGTACGTGGCCAGCGAGGCGAGCATCTACCGGGTGCTGCGCGAGGCGGGGCAACTCACCCACCGAGGCTGCGCCAGGGCCCCCACGCCCAGGCTCCGGGCCGAGCACCTGGCCACCGGGCCCAATCAGGTGTGGAGCTGGGACATCACCTACCTGAAGGGCCCGGTGAAGGGAGCCTTCCTCTACCTGTACCTGGTGGTGGACGTCTTCAGCCGGCGCATCATGGGCTTCGCGGTACACGAGGAGGAGTCGTCCGAGCATGCCGCGGCCCTCATCCGCCGCTGCTGGCAGGAGGCGGGCTGTCCCGAGGGGCTGGTATTGCACTCGGACAACGGCGGCCCGATGAAGGGCGCCACGCTGCTGGCCACCCTGCAATGGCTGGGCGTGACGCCCTCCTTCAGCCGGCCCCGCGTCTCGGACGACAACGCCTTCTCCGAGGCTCTCTTCCGTACGCTGAAGTACCGCCCCAGCTTCCCGCGGCGCCCCTTCGCATCCGTCGAGGACGCGCACTGCTGGGTGACGCGCTTCGTGCATTGGTACAACACCGAGCACCTGCACTCCGCCATCCGCTTCGTCACGCCTGACGACAGACACTTCAGTCGCGAGACGGCGCTGCTCGCCCGGCGCCATCAGGTGTACCAGCGCGCCCAAGCCCGTCATCCTGAGCGATGGAGCCGCCACACTCGAGACTGGACACCGGCAGGCCCGGTGCGCCTCAACCCCTCCCCGAACCCCACCCCGGCAGTGCAGGAGTTGAAGCGCATCGGTTGA
- a CDS encoding helix-turn-helix domain-containing protein encodes MEPAQFASLLGVDLRTAHRWETGEAKPTGAAEAVMTGLRESLDKRPDAGPALAKFVLGAAAVGGLAYLIVKLFDVAAEKEKGGGSEGESTPSGPNASGAS; translated from the coding sequence ATGGAGCCCGCGCAGTTTGCGTCCCTGCTTGGAGTGGACCTCCGAACAGCCCATCGCTGGGAGACCGGCGAAGCCAAGCCCACGGGGGCTGCGGAGGCCGTCATGACGGGGCTGCGGGAAAGCCTCGATAAGCGGCCAGATGCCGGGCCAGCTCTCGCGAAGTTCGTGCTGGGAGCCGCTGCGGTGGGAGGGCTCGCGTACCTCATCGTGAAGCTCTTCGATGTGGCAGCCGAGAAGGAGAAAGGAGGTGGGAGCGAGGGTGAGAGCACGCCCTCGGGCCCGAACGCTTCGGGCGCTTCGTGA